From a single Novipirellula caenicola genomic region:
- a CDS encoding hybrid sensor histidine kinase/response regulator encodes MKEPDSIRRPQRMAEPFAVSAVIILLVITGFVTFHNTRRLRAHTNLVEQSHQLLSVLERVESTIKSAETGQRGFLITGQEPYLEPYYEAITAIHGLIGELESIAKSDPVRYARIAPLQDLIDQKLEELSTTLDVRRQAGFEAAQSMVATNLGKRTMDSIHDQIAKFRRSEESSIARREQVAATTYYTALATGLISTIAGLILVVGVLYLVQHNRHRAEKYAIALKVERNRLQETLDRAGRLESENVKMNQYMRTFLEQIEDYAIFAMDADCRATTWNRGVLKVLGFNEADFIGKDIRELIFTPEAIAMGIPDSEFATAAMLGSASDDRWMMRADGERFWASGISSVVKDNDGEIVGYSKVMRDLTERKRDQDQLAELAAKLSEADRRKNEFLATLAHELRNPLAPIKNAIQLMSMSELPPDTEELRQTMARQVEQLIRLIDDLLDVSRISRGKIQLNKEVVNLSDVIKAAVEASSTFINEKEQHLRLAFCDEDVFVRADPARMTQVICNLLNNSSRYSDCDCTIDLSLSVQADEGDRGSAVIVVKDNGIGIATDRIEEIFQMFAQVDDSLRRGNAGLGIGLTLVKTLVEIHGGSVTAQSDGIGMGSTFTVRIPLADPSDETLPKAVATEPIGVTKSFKVLVVEDMKALRTIMARLLTKLGHEVEVAEDGLSALEKLSQSIPDVIFSDISMPGMTGYDLARKLRERDATANIYLVAMTGYGQSADREQAHNSGFDEHMIKPVDITKLQSLFQRLSKREDR; translated from the coding sequence GTGAAGGAACCTGATTCGATTCGCCGTCCGCAACGGATGGCGGAGCCGTTTGCCGTATCCGCCGTCATCATCTTGTTGGTGATCACAGGCTTCGTCACGTTTCATAACACGCGGCGATTGCGGGCACACACCAATCTGGTCGAGCAATCTCACCAATTGTTGAGCGTGCTTGAACGGGTCGAATCCACGATCAAGTCGGCGGAAACGGGCCAACGAGGCTTTTTGATTACCGGCCAAGAGCCGTATTTGGAACCGTATTACGAGGCGATTACCGCCATCCATGGCTTGATCGGCGAATTGGAATCGATCGCCAAATCGGATCCGGTTCGCTACGCAAGGATCGCCCCACTGCAGGATTTGATTGACCAGAAACTCGAAGAGCTTTCGACCACGTTGGATGTTCGCCGGCAAGCCGGGTTTGAAGCGGCACAGTCGATGGTCGCAACCAACCTTGGCAAGCGAACGATGGATAGCATCCACGATCAAATCGCCAAATTCCGCCGCAGCGAAGAAAGCTCGATCGCACGCCGTGAACAGGTCGCAGCGACCACCTACTACACGGCGCTCGCAACCGGACTGATCTCAACCATCGCCGGTTTGATCCTGGTCGTCGGGGTACTGTACTTGGTGCAACACAATCGACATCGCGCCGAGAAATACGCCATCGCATTGAAGGTCGAGCGAAATCGATTGCAAGAAACACTCGATCGTGCCGGGCGACTGGAGTCGGAAAATGTCAAGATGAACCAGTACATGCGGACGTTCTTGGAACAGATCGAAGACTATGCCATCTTTGCCATGGACGCCGATTGCCGAGCCACCACGTGGAACCGCGGGGTTTTGAAAGTGCTTGGTTTTAACGAGGCCGATTTTATCGGCAAAGACATTCGCGAGCTGATCTTTACCCCCGAAGCGATTGCGATGGGGATCCCTGATTCCGAGTTTGCCACCGCGGCCATGCTGGGCAGTGCGAGCGACGATCGTTGGATGATGCGAGCCGATGGTGAACGATTTTGGGCGTCCGGCATCAGCAGCGTGGTCAAAGACAACGACGGCGAGATTGTCGGTTACAGCAAAGTGATGCGTGATTTGACCGAACGCAAACGGGACCAAGATCAACTCGCCGAACTTGCCGCAAAATTGTCCGAAGCGGACCGTCGCAAGAACGAATTCCTCGCCACGCTGGCACATGAGCTTCGCAATCCGCTAGCGCCGATCAAAAACGCAATCCAATTGATGAGCATGTCCGAATTGCCGCCGGACACCGAAGAACTGCGTCAAACCATGGCACGTCAAGTCGAACAGCTGATTCGTTTGATCGACGACCTATTGGACGTTTCCCGGATTAGTCGTGGCAAAATTCAGCTGAACAAGGAAGTGGTCAATCTGAGCGATGTGATCAAAGCCGCAGTCGAAGCATCTAGCACGTTCATTAACGAAAAAGAACAACACCTGCGATTGGCGTTCTGTGATGAAGATGTGTTCGTGCGAGCCGATCCGGCAAGGATGACGCAGGTGATTTGTAATTTGCTGAACAACTCGTCGCGGTACAGCGACTGCGATTGCACCATCGATTTGTCGTTGTCCGTGCAAGCGGACGAAGGCGACCGCGGGTCGGCGGTGATCGTCGTGAAAGACAACGGCATCGGCATCGCGACGGACCGCATCGAAGAGATTTTCCAGATGTTTGCACAAGTCGATGACTCGCTACGACGAGGAAACGCTGGCTTGGGAATCGGATTGACGCTGGTGAAAACCTTGGTCGAGATTCACGGCGGAAGCGTTACTGCACAAAGTGATGGGATTGGCATGGGCAGCACGTTTACCGTTCGCATCCCGCTTGCCGACCCCAGCGACGAAACGCTTCCCAAAGCGGTCGCGACCGAACCGATCGGGGTCACGAAATCGTTCAAGGTCTTGGTCGTCGAAGACATGAAGGCGCTGCGAACGATCATGGCGCGACTGTTGACCAAACTTGGACACGAAGTCGAGGTGGCCGAGGACGGGCTAAGCGCGTTGGAAAAACTGAGCCAATCGATCCCTGATGTGATTTTTTCGGACATCTCGATGCCAGGAATGACCGGTTACGACCTGGCTCGAAAGTTGCGTGAACGCGATGCCACCGCGAACATCTATCTGGTCGCGATGACGGGGTATGGCCAGTCGGCGGACCGCGAACAGGCCCATAACTCGGGTTTCGATGAACACATGATCAAACCTGTCGACATCACCAAACTGCAATCGCTGTTTCAACGTCTTTCCAAACGCGAGGATCGGTGA
- a CDS encoding chemotaxis protein CheB: MEDTSSRSLPQPDSKPKNPCYVVGIGASAGGLEALETFFQEMPADTGMAFVVIQHLSPDFKSHMGELISRKTGIPVLEVQDGIQVQPDSIYLMPAKKEMEISDGRLRLTERNPERSFSHPIDRFFCSLAHDQKQHAIAVVLSGTGSDGSRGIREIHKSGGLVVAQDQSSAKFDGMPISAQETGLVNLVLPPSEMARALMRYVQGDITRDDLSEDQFPTASLVGIDRIFQLLQQAFGIDFSQYKSSTVGRRLQRRFDMLRIRRFEDYVSYLEEHPNELSELYRDLLVGVTQFFRDPDAYAALAKDVIPKIFDANSASKTVRAWVAGCASGEEAYSLAILLDEERRKRDEKFDIKIFATDAHPSSIQTAARGIYPADALADLSDERRIHYFRLDHDRYQVSPQLRQMIVFAPHNVISDAPFTQIDLVTCRNLLIYLQSPAQNKALSLFHFSLKCGGTLFLGPSESPGELSDEFDVLNAHWRIYSKRRDLRMPPGSDLPLNPRSEKFTGISLVPTARPSQRVDAKLLGVYDALLNQKMGCSILIEQTGQILHVFGGAQKYLQYSAGRPSSHVLDAIAPRIKASLSAALHHTAKKQEAIKFKAAAQPSGSDSNELIVAVEPIGDPSSLTGSFLISFTEVTPALPVNWKNEIADQSVGATSDSEGARVTFLESELQQSQENLQATIEEMETSNEELQAANEELVASNEELQSTNEELHSVNEELYTVNAEHQRRVVELAEANADMDNLLATTRVGVVFLDRDFCIRRYTPQIAEVLRIHEHDIGRSIEDFAHRLRYDDLIENLNFVLQTKQEFETKLHDQAGNAFLLRVVPYQSENEVRGVVLTLIDIATLRAAEAQLERFKFMTETASDLVFLVDHHGRFHYVNPSMCNTLGISRDDLLQKTLMDVQCDLDEPQFKKLFDDATRHQLKPYQSDWKQANGSLLPMEISVGSLQIEDERFLGGNARDITERRAAEFEMRLQHLAIESTLNGIVITDPTAEDNPITYANPGFLHLTGYDRDEVVGVNCRFLQGEDSDPETRAQLRAAIAAGESCHVAVKNYRKDGTPFWNDLQITPVYDERDRLVNFVGVQNDITDRMKVQEALQLANQEAKAASEAKSSFMANMSHELRTPMTAMLGFADMLSEELTDEPLLEKVSTIKRNGEYLLALLNDILDLSKIESGKMEIHPQTLSVRKLLAEVQELMQVRAAEEGIPLTFDWSPDSPAEITADAVRVRQVLVNLISNALKFTDEGRVCVEIGMNEETDPPTLVIAVRDTGIGIHENHLTELFTPFSHTGAARRRRYGGTGLGLSISKRLAEGMGGEIDVQSELGVGSCFTFTLPLTPDQASNRRTLASEEPTREPVETKRAAFPKFSARVLLADDRRDIWRIGKYFLEKCGADVTVVEDGLQAVEETQRAQKEQRPFDLILMDMQMPVMTGQEAVAELRELGFKTPIIALTADAMEGEREACIAMGCDDYFPKPIDGVKLMNLVAFYLAESR; the protein is encoded by the coding sequence ATGGAAGACACCTCATCACGTTCGTTACCGCAGCCCGATTCGAAGCCCAAGAACCCGTGTTACGTCGTCGGCATCGGCGCTTCTGCCGGCGGCTTGGAAGCTTTGGAAACCTTTTTTCAGGAGATGCCCGCTGATACAGGGATGGCGTTTGTTGTCATCCAGCATCTCTCGCCCGATTTCAAAAGTCACATGGGCGAATTGATCTCGCGGAAAACAGGCATCCCGGTGCTCGAAGTCCAAGATGGGATTCAGGTCCAACCTGATTCCATCTATTTGATGCCCGCGAAAAAAGAGATGGAGATTTCCGACGGACGGCTGCGGTTGACCGAGCGAAATCCTGAACGCAGCTTCTCACATCCGATCGACCGATTCTTCTGCTCGTTGGCCCACGATCAAAAGCAGCATGCGATCGCCGTCGTGCTCTCGGGCACCGGCAGCGATGGATCGCGGGGCATTCGCGAGATCCACAAATCAGGCGGGTTGGTCGTTGCTCAGGATCAATCGTCCGCCAAGTTCGATGGGATGCCGATTAGTGCGCAAGAGACGGGCTTGGTCAATCTGGTTCTGCCGCCGAGCGAGATGGCCAGAGCGTTGATGCGATATGTACAAGGCGACATCACTCGCGATGACCTTAGCGAAGACCAATTTCCAACGGCATCGCTGGTGGGAATTGATCGCATCTTTCAATTGCTTCAACAAGCGTTTGGGATCGATTTTTCACAATACAAATCGTCCACGGTCGGGCGCCGTTTGCAACGACGCTTTGACATGTTGCGAATCCGCCGCTTCGAGGACTATGTGTCCTATCTGGAAGAACATCCAAACGAATTGAGCGAGCTGTATCGTGATTTGCTGGTCGGGGTGACTCAGTTTTTTCGTGACCCCGACGCGTATGCCGCATTGGCCAAGGATGTGATTCCGAAAATTTTCGATGCGAACTCGGCCAGCAAGACGGTGCGTGCTTGGGTCGCAGGATGCGCATCAGGCGAAGAGGCTTATTCGCTTGCCATCTTGTTGGACGAGGAACGACGCAAGCGAGATGAAAAATTCGACATCAAGATCTTTGCCACCGACGCTCACCCTTCGTCGATCCAGACCGCCGCACGAGGCATCTACCCGGCCGACGCCTTGGCCGATTTGTCGGACGAACGTCGCATTCACTACTTTCGCCTTGATCATGACCGTTACCAGGTCAGCCCTCAGCTGCGGCAGATGATTGTGTTCGCGCCGCACAACGTCATCAGTGACGCTCCGTTTACGCAGATCGACTTGGTGACGTGCCGCAATCTATTGATCTACTTGCAGTCGCCTGCGCAGAACAAAGCATTGTCGTTGTTTCACTTCTCGCTGAAGTGCGGTGGCACGCTGTTTCTCGGCCCCAGTGAATCGCCAGGCGAATTGAGCGACGAATTTGATGTGCTCAATGCGCATTGGCGAATCTATTCCAAACGCCGCGATCTGCGTATGCCTCCGGGCAGCGATCTACCGCTAAATCCACGCAGCGAAAAGTTCACAGGGATCTCGTTGGTTCCCACCGCAAGGCCAAGTCAGCGTGTCGATGCAAAATTGCTAGGTGTCTACGATGCACTGCTGAACCAAAAGATGGGGTGCAGCATCCTGATCGAACAGACCGGCCAAATTCTGCATGTTTTTGGGGGCGCCCAGAAATACTTGCAGTACAGCGCCGGACGTCCTAGCAGCCACGTGCTTGATGCGATTGCTCCGCGTATCAAGGCATCGTTGTCCGCGGCGCTGCACCATACCGCCAAAAAGCAAGAGGCGATCAAGTTCAAGGCCGCTGCCCAACCATCCGGATCCGATTCCAACGAGTTAATCGTTGCGGTCGAGCCGATCGGAGACCCTTCATCGCTTACCGGCAGCTTTTTAATCTCGTTCACCGAGGTCACGCCGGCGTTACCCGTGAATTGGAAAAACGAAATCGCGGATCAATCGGTCGGTGCGACGAGCGATTCCGAAGGCGCCCGTGTTACGTTTCTCGAATCCGAGTTACAGCAATCGCAGGAAAATCTACAAGCGACCATCGAAGAGATGGAAACGTCCAACGAGGAATTGCAAGCTGCAAACGAAGAACTTGTTGCGTCCAACGAGGAACTGCAAAGCACAAATGAGGAACTTCACAGCGTCAATGAAGAACTTTACACGGTCAACGCAGAACACCAACGCCGCGTGGTCGAATTGGCCGAAGCCAACGCGGACATGGACAACCTGCTGGCAACCACTCGCGTCGGCGTTGTCTTTCTAGATCGTGATTTCTGCATTCGTCGTTATACACCGCAGATTGCGGAAGTACTGCGTATCCATGAACACGACATCGGCCGATCGATCGAAGATTTTGCGCACCGTTTGCGATACGACGATCTGATTGAAAACCTGAACTTTGTCCTGCAAACGAAACAGGAGTTTGAAACCAAGCTGCACGACCAAGCCGGGAACGCGTTTCTGTTGCGAGTGGTCCCCTATCAGTCGGAAAACGAAGTTCGCGGGGTGGTGTTGACACTCATTGACATCGCGACGCTGAGGGCGGCCGAAGCTCAATTGGAGCGGTTCAAATTCATGACTGAAACGGCTAGTGACCTCGTCTTTTTGGTGGATCACCATGGACGATTTCATTACGTCAATCCGTCGATGTGCAACACGCTTGGTATCAGCCGCGACGATCTATTGCAGAAGACACTGATGGATGTGCAGTGCGATCTCGATGAACCCCAATTCAAGAAACTCTTTGACGACGCCACTCGCCATCAACTGAAGCCCTATCAATCCGATTGGAAACAAGCCAATGGTTCACTGTTGCCGATGGAGATCAGCGTGGGGAGTCTACAGATCGAAGACGAGCGTTTCTTGGGCGGCAATGCCCGCGACATCACCGAACGTCGCGCCGCCGAATTTGAGATGCGACTGCAACATCTCGCCATCGAGTCCACGCTCAATGGAATCGTGATCACCGATCCCACGGCCGAGGACAACCCGATCACCTACGCGAACCCCGGATTCCTGCATTTGACCGGGTACGATCGCGACGAAGTCGTGGGGGTGAATTGTCGTTTTTTGCAGGGCGAAGACAGCGATCCGGAAACACGAGCGCAGTTGCGTGCCGCCATCGCGGCAGGCGAATCATGTCATGTCGCGGTGAAGAATTACCGCAAAGATGGCACGCCGTTCTGGAACGATTTGCAGATCACTCCGGTCTACGATGAACGTGACCGATTGGTCAACTTCGTCGGCGTCCAAAACGACATCACCGACCGCATGAAGGTGCAAGAGGCGTTGCAATTGGCCAATCAGGAAGCGAAGGCTGCGAGTGAGGCGAAAAGTTCGTTCATGGCCAACATGAGTCACGAACTGCGAACGCCGATGACGGCCATGCTTGGGTTCGCCGACATGCTGAGCGAGGAATTGACCGACGAACCGCTCCTCGAAAAAGTAAGCACGATCAAACGCAATGGTGAATACTTGCTGGCGCTGCTGAATGACATTTTGGATCTCTCCAAGATCGAATCGGGCAAGATGGAGATCCACCCACAAACCTTGAGCGTTCGCAAGCTGTTAGCCGAAGTCCAAGAATTGATGCAAGTCCGTGCTGCCGAGGAAGGCATCCCGTTGACCTTCGATTGGAGCCCCGACAGCCCCGCAGAGATCACCGCCGATGCGGTCCGAGTTCGCCAAGTCCTTGTCAATCTGATCAGCAATGCATTGAAATTTACCGACGAGGGACGTGTGTGTGTTGAGATCGGAATGAATGAAGAAACCGATCCGCCCACGTTGGTGATCGCAGTACGCGACACAGGAATCGGTATCCATGAAAACCATCTCACCGAGTTGTTCACTCCGTTTAGCCATACCGGCGCAGCGAGGCGGCGGCGATATGGCGGAACCGGATTGGGATTGAGTATCAGCAAGCGATTGGCCGAAGGCATGGGAGGCGAAATCGATGTCCAAAGCGAACTGGGCGTCGGCAGTTGCTTTACGTTCACATTGCCGCTGACTCCCGACCAAGCCTCGAATCGTCGCACGCTTGCGTCGGAGGAACCGACACGTGAACCGGTCGAGACCAAACGAGCAGCCTTTCCCAAGTTTAGCGCGCGGGTATTGCTGGCCGACGATCGTCGCGATATCTGGCGAATTGGCAAATATTTCTTAGAGAAATGCGGTGCCGATGTCACGGTGGTCGAAGACGGATTGCAAGCGGTCGAAGAAACGCAGCGAGCTCAGAAAGAACAACGCCCCTTTGATTTGATCCTGATGGACATGCAGATGCCGGTGATGACGGGCCAGGAAGCGGTAGCCGAACTTCGTGAACTCGGCTTCAAAACACCGATCATCGCATTGACCGCCGATGCCATGGAAGGCGAACGCGAAGCCTGTATCGCAATGGGGTGCGATGACTACTTCCCCAAACCGATCGACGGTGTGAAGCTGATGAATTTGGTGGCGTTTTATCTTGCCGAAAGTCGTTAG
- a CDS encoding NADP-dependent oxidoreductase, with protein sequence MAAETAKKIESHEIQLASRPTGVPTTENFKHVTVELPPLADGEFLVKNEWMSVDPYMRGRMKEGESYVPPFEIDQPLEGGCVGKVVESRHECFSAGDYVLGNSGWREYWISSGKNVHKVDPNVAPIQSYLGVLGMTGFTAWVGLKRIANLQPGNTVFVSAASGAVGSVVCQIAKAYQCRVIGSAGSEEKLLWLREKANVDEVIHYKQTNDLSAALADLAPNGIDVYFDNVGGEHLEAAIDHMNDFGCCVECGMISTYNATEPPTAPRNLFKIIAKRIRMQGFIVRDHHADHDEFLRDMSAWIRSGKIHWEETVTEGLQHAPEAFIGLFKGSNLGKSLVRIG encoded by the coding sequence ATGGCAGCGGAAACCGCAAAGAAAATAGAAAGTCACGAAATCCAACTCGCCTCACGTCCGACCGGAGTGCCTACAACCGAGAACTTCAAGCACGTCACGGTCGAGTTGCCGCCGTTAGCGGACGGTGAGTTTTTGGTCAAGAACGAGTGGATGTCGGTGGATCCCTACATGCGAGGGCGAATGAAGGAGGGCGAAAGTTACGTGCCGCCATTCGAAATCGATCAACCGCTCGAAGGTGGGTGTGTCGGTAAGGTGGTGGAATCGCGACATGAATGTTTTTCCGCAGGCGACTACGTGCTGGGCAACAGTGGATGGCGCGAATATTGGATCTCCAGTGGAAAGAACGTACACAAAGTGGATCCCAATGTGGCACCGATCCAGAGTTATTTGGGAGTGCTGGGGATGACCGGGTTTACCGCGTGGGTCGGGCTGAAGCGGATTGCCAATCTGCAGCCGGGAAACACCGTATTCGTTTCGGCAGCATCGGGCGCAGTGGGATCGGTGGTCTGTCAGATCGCCAAGGCGTACCAGTGCCGCGTGATTGGGAGTGCCGGTTCAGAAGAAAAACTTCTCTGGCTCCGTGAAAAAGCAAACGTCGACGAGGTCATCCACTACAAACAGACCAATGATTTGTCGGCCGCGTTAGCGGATCTCGCTCCCAATGGCATCGACGTCTATTTTGACAACGTCGGTGGTGAACACTTAGAGGCGGCCATTGATCATATGAACGATTTTGGATGCTGCGTCGAATGTGGCATGATTTCAACCTACAACGCGACCGAGCCTCCCACCGCGCCTCGCAATTTGTTCAAAATCATCGCCAAACGAATTCGCATGCAAGGTTTCATTGTTCGCGATCACCACGCCGACCACGATGAATTTCTACGCGACATGTCTGCATGGATTCGATCAGGAAAAATTCATTGGGAAGAAACGGTCACCGAAGGACTGCAGCATGCACCGGAGGCATTCATCGGATTGTTCAAAGGCAGCAATTTGGGCAAGTCATTGGTGCGAATCGGCTAG
- a CDS encoding NAD-dependent succinate-semialdehyde dehydrogenase — translation MTITSVNPATSETLKTYKPLTKDQTIDAIAKADTAYRSWRETSFDHRKKVMLKFADHLRQHADEYSRLITLDMGKRISESQYEIEYCANIAEFYANGAESFLADQPMDVEGANAYLQYAPLGVLMGVMPWNFPFYQVVRFATPNIMAGNTVMVKHASNVPQCAEAIANAFADCGLPDGVYTNLFIPSEFVEVIVSDSRVQGISLTGSEKAGAAVAELAGKNLKRSVLELGGNDPFIVLEDPDLDQTVELAVQGRMVNAGQSCVASKRFIVVESVADEFLSAFKEKMGNMKLGDPMDEDTTLAPLSTEQAAVKLQEQVQASIDAGATVVLGGDRPDREGAFFNPTILTGITPEMPTFDQELFGPVASVYVVKDEEEAIELANRSSYGLGGSVYTKDINRARRVAERVETGMMFVNQPTKSQAELPFGGIKNSGYGRELSHLGILEFVNKKLIHLGTK, via the coding sequence ATGACGATCACGAGTGTGAATCCCGCGACAAGCGAAACGCTTAAAACCTACAAGCCGCTGACAAAAGATCAGACGATCGACGCAATTGCAAAGGCCGACACGGCCTATCGCAGTTGGCGGGAAACATCGTTTGATCACCGCAAGAAGGTGATGTTGAAATTCGCCGATCATCTTCGCCAGCATGCCGATGAATATTCGCGGCTGATCACGCTCGATATGGGCAAGCGGATCTCGGAGAGCCAATACGAAATCGAGTATTGTGCGAACATCGCCGAGTTTTATGCCAATGGCGCCGAGTCCTTTCTCGCTGACCAACCGATGGACGTCGAGGGGGCTAATGCCTATCTCCAATATGCCCCACTCGGTGTGTTGATGGGGGTGATGCCTTGGAATTTCCCTTTCTACCAAGTCGTCCGCTTTGCAACCCCTAACATCATGGCCGGCAACACGGTGATGGTGAAGCACGCTAGCAACGTTCCGCAATGTGCTGAGGCAATTGCCAATGCCTTTGCCGATTGTGGGCTACCCGATGGCGTGTATACCAATTTGTTCATTCCGTCAGAGTTTGTCGAAGTGATCGTTTCGGATTCGCGAGTTCAAGGGATCTCGTTGACGGGAAGCGAAAAAGCCGGAGCCGCAGTGGCGGAATTGGCAGGCAAGAATCTGAAGCGTTCCGTACTGGAACTAGGCGGGAATGATCCCTTCATCGTGCTCGAGGATCCCGATCTCGATCAAACGGTGGAGCTTGCAGTCCAAGGCCGGATGGTGAACGCCGGACAATCCTGTGTCGCATCCAAGCGGTTCATCGTGGTGGAATCGGTCGCGGATGAGTTTTTGTCGGCATTCAAAGAAAAAATGGGTAACATGAAGTTAGGGGACCCGATGGACGAGGACACAACGCTGGCGCCGTTGTCGACCGAACAGGCTGCGGTCAAGCTGCAGGAACAAGTGCAAGCATCGATTGACGCCGGAGCCACTGTGGTGCTCGGCGGTGATCGTCCCGACCGCGAAGGTGCTTTCTTTAATCCGACGATCTTAACCGGCATCACTCCCGAGATGCCAACGTTCGACCAAGAGTTGTTTGGTCCCGTAGCAAGTGTTTATGTGGTCAAGGACGAAGAGGAAGCGATCGAGTTGGCGAATCGCTCATCCTATGGTCTCGGTGGCAGTGTTTATACAAAGGACATCAACCGGGCACGCCGCGTAGCAGAGCGAGTCGAGACCGGTATGATGTTCGTCAATCAGCCGACGAAATCGCAAGCCGAGTTGCCTTTCGGCGGAATCAAGAACTCGGGCTACGGCCGAGAATTGTCGCATCTCGGGATTCTCGAGTTTGTCAATAAGAAACTGATTCATTTGGGAACGAAATAA